The following proteins are encoded in a genomic region of Brachypodium distachyon strain Bd21 chromosome 1, Brachypodium_distachyon_v3.0, whole genome shotgun sequence:
- the LOC100834983 gene encoding flavonoid 3'-monooxygenase, which yields MEPTPTAMALLPIIVFLVVTYIFSQRFSSYKPLNLPPGPRGWPVIGSLPLLAGPLPPHRALASLAARHGPLMHLRLGSFPTIVASTADAARLVLKTHDLSFADRPRTAAGQHAAYGYRGIVHTPYGAYWRMARRLCATELFSPRRVASFEPVRAQELRALARVLYELGLGAGHGDGGVPVAVREHVAGLTMRNALRMAVGEKWSACYGSAEGVEFRRALDEAFAVTGAVNSVGEWIPWLGRLDLQGHVRSMKRLSERFDRFLEKILDDHEQEHDRRPREAAPRDLVDVLLRLADEEEEGLTREGVKAFVQDIIAGGTESSAVTVEWAIAELLRRPESMAAATEELDRLVGRARWVAESDLPELPYLDAVVKETMRLHPVGPLLVPHMARERTVVAGGYEVPAGARVLVNAWAVGRDPASWPDRPDEFRPERFRLLDVDVDVRGQHFQLLPFGAGRRMCPAVGLAMKVVAGGLATLLQGFAWRLPDGVAPGDLSMEEFVGLSTRRKVPLVAVPVPRLPAHLYAAAVE from the coding sequence ATGGAGCCGACACCAACGGCCATGGCCTTGCTCCCCatcatcgtcttcctcgtcgtcacCTACATCTTCTCCCAGAGATTCAGCAGCTATAAGCCCCTGAACCTCCCTCCAGGGCCGCGTGGGTGGCCGGTGATCGGCAGCCTGCCCTTGCTCGCCGGCCCGCTCCCGCCGCACCGCGCTCTGGCGTCCCTAGCCGCGCGGCACGGCCCACTGATGCACCTTCGCCTGGGCTCCTTCCCGACCATcgtcgcctccaccgccgacgccgcccgaCTCGTCCTCAAGACGCACGACCTGAGCTTCGCGGACCGTCCCCGCACCGCCGCGGGCCAGCACGCCGCTTACGGGTACCGCGGCATCGTGCACACCCCCTACGGCGCCTACTGGCGCATGGCGCGCCGCCTCTGCGCCACCGAGCTCTTCTCCCCGCGCCGCGTCGCCTCCTTCGAGCCCGTCCGTGCCCAGGAGCTCCGCGCCCTCGCGCGCGTCCTCTACGAGCTCGGgctcggcgccggccatggcgatggcggcgtcCCCGTGGCTGTCAGGGAGCACGTGGCGGGCTTGACGATGCGGAACGCGCTGCGCATGGCGGTCGGGGAGAAGTGGTCCGCGTGCTATGGCAGCGCGGAAGGGGTCGAGTTCCGGCGCGCGCTGGACGAGGCGTTCGCGGTGACCGGCGCCGTGAACAGCGTCGGCGAGTGGATCCCCTGGCTCGGGCGGCTCGACTTGCAGGGACACGTCCGGAGCATGAAGCGGCTCAGCGAGCGGTTCGACCGCTTCCTCGAGAAGATCCTCGACGACCACGAACAGGAACACGACCGGCGGCCGCGCGAGGCCGCGCCCAGGGACTTGGTGGacgtgctgctgcggctcgcggatgaggaggaagaagggctgACGCGGGAGGGGGTGAAGGCGTTCGTGCAGGACATCATAGCCGGGGGCACGGAGAGCTCGGCGGTGACGGTGGAGTGGGCGATAGCggagctgctgcggcggccggaatccatggcggcggccaccgAAGAACTGGACCGCCTAGTGGGCCGGGCCCGTTGGGTGGCCGAGAGCGATCTGCCCGAACTCCCTTACCTCGACGCCGTGGTGAAGGAGACGATGCGGCTGCACCCGGTGGGCCCGCTGCTGGTCCCGCACATGGCCCGGGAGCGCACGGTGGTCGCCGGGGGCTACGAGGTCCCCGCCGGCGCGCGGGTGCTGGTGAACGCGTGGGCCGTGGGCCGCGACCCGGCCTCGTGGCCCGACCGGCCCGACGAGTTCCGGCCCGAGCGGTTCCGGCTGCTGGACGTGGACGTGGACGTGCGAGGGCAGCACTTCCAGCTGCTGCCGTTCGGGGCCGGGCGGCGGATGTGCCCGGCGGTGGGGCTCGCGATGAAGGTTGTGGCCGGAGGGTTGGCGAccctgctgcaggggttcgcGTGGCGGCTGCCGGACGGGGTGGCGCCGGGGGATTTGAGCATGGAGGAGTTCGTTGGGTTGTCGACGAGGCGGAAGGTGCCGCTCGTCGCCGTCCCGGTGCCCCGGCTGCCGGCGCATctctacgccgccgccgtggaatGA
- the LOC100836990 gene encoding protein ROOT PRIMORDIUM DEFECTIVE 1, translated as MASKIFGPRNLHVFSPRWHMLDEAFCYGPFNRSIQRRWKKPVDSARTRLEGRTRDHRLDKLMIQLRNLRLALDLHEVISQQRNHYASFQLLLRWRHEIGLNIEIGSFLKKYPHIFEIYVHPVKRNHCCRITQKMADLVAEEDAVIRENEPGVAERLKKLLMMSMNGTLNMHALWLIRKELGLPDDYRSSMLPNHQSDFSLETPDTLTLISRDENLAVANVEEWREKEYTEKWLAEYETKYAFPINFPTGFKIEKGFREKLKNWQRLPYTKPYEKTDLHPISNVERLEKRIVGILHELLSSTVEKKIPLERLSHFRRPFSIEVNLRELLLKHPGIFYISTKGSTQTVILRDSYNKGCLVEPNPVYSVRRKMLDLILSGCRNIGETEKAICLAEEHNQGSSHGSQNHTFQMLWMFASLAVLAAGSAEAQVN; from the exons ATGGCATCTAAGATATTTGGTCCAAGAAATCTGCATGTGTTTTCCCCAAGGTGGCACATGTTGGATGAAGCGTTTTGTTATGGCCCGTTTAATCGTAGTATTCAAAGAAGGTGGAAGAAGCCGGTGGATTCGGCGCGGACTCGTCtggagggaagaacaaggGACCACAGGCTTGACAAGCTGATGATTCAGCTCAGGAACTTGAGGCTGGCTTTGGATTTACATGAGGTGATATCTCAGCAGAGGAACCACTACGCGTCATTCCAACTCCTCTTGAGGTGGAGACATGAGATTGGGCTGAACATTGAGATTGGCTCTTTCCTCAAGAAATATCCCCACATTTTCGAGATTTATGTGCACCCTGTCAAAAGGAATCATTGCTGTAGGATCACCCAGAAGATGGCTGATTTGGTTGCAGAAGAAGATGCTGTCATCAGGGAAAATGAGCCTGGCGTTGCTGAGCGGCTCAAGAAACTTCTCATGATGTCTATGAACGGAACTTTGAATATGCATGCCTTGTGGCTCATAAGGAAGGAACTTGGTCTGCCTGATGACTACAGGTCTTCTATGCTGCCGAACCATCAATCTGATTTTTCTCTTGAAACCCCTGATACTCTGACGTTGATCTCGAGGGATGAGAATCTTGCGGTAGCTAATGTTGAAGAATGGAGGGAGAAGGAGTACACAGAAAAATGGTTGGCAGAATATGAGACGAAGTATGCTTTTCCAATAAACTTTCCTACTGGCTTCAAGATTGAGAAAGGTTTTAGGGAAAAGCTTAAGAATTGGCAAAGGCTCCCCTATACCAAACCTTATGAGAAGACTGATTTGCATCCTATCAGCAACGTCGAGCGGCTTGAGAAACGTATTGTCGGTATTCTTCATGAACTTTTAAGCTCGACGGTAGAAAAGAAGATACCACTTGAGAGGTTGTCACACTTCAGGAGACCTTTTTCTATCGAAGTAAACTTGCGGGAACTTCTTCTTAAGCACCCTGGCATTTTCTACATCTCGACCAAAGGAAGCACACAAACAGTGATCCTTAGGGATAGTTACAATAAAGGATGTCTGGTTGAGCCTAACCCCGTTTATAGTGTGCGAAGGAAAATGCTAGACCTTATTTTGTCTGGATGTCGTAACATTGGTGAAACTGAGAAGGCAATTTGTCTTGCCGAGGAGCATAACCAAGGAAGCAGTCATGGGTCACAGAATCACACATTCCAG ATGCTGTGGATGTTTGCTTCTCTTGCCGTCCTAGCAGCAGGTTCTGCTGAAGCTCAGGTTAACTAG
- the LOC106865811 gene encoding mechanosensitive ion channel protein 1, mitochondrial translates to MVDYPTSANFLMNLPAYAVKEVMLMKISRSVFGAGKFCRPFLGAARENILESVGLHVSDRLSAAWTSSCGESIKPTTFSQIKAEQPRFTPLPSVFAVLSMHRPYSSDAGVNSDVPQIIAQDSTTSTEISKFSAAADVATDMVDYITLTHPALLTYAIKAGVLLVLAKTGVVAPNMGVYIPIAWHSVTTLSLLWFLHTFKRNFICIAGKEGNLIGKEWISLLIRFFQLDSWLLDCLVAEAAGVSVESLLTVSGAGGVVTAFAARDVLGNMLCGFSLQLSGMFSVEEYIKAGVVEGMALNIGLTSTSLMSRVTLPITVPNSSSNQIITNISRAQSRACIIKIPIRTEDIVKIHALSDAIKNVLRSIPDILLKTDSPYCYISRLGNSYGELIIGCDIRTLGNDNFLLIEKYILLKAATVIKSHGIALGDPLPCADLKIILEATNRLF, encoded by the exons ATGGTGGACTATCCAACCTCTGCCAATTTCTTGATGAATCTGCCAGCCTACGCAGTCAAGGAG GTTATGTTGATGAAAATATCACGTTCTGTGTTTGGAGCTGGAAAGTTTTGTCGTCCATTTCTAGGAGCTGCTAGGGAGAATATACTCGAGAGTGTTGGGCTGCATGTATCTGATCGTTTGTCTGCAGCATGGACCAGCAGCTGTGGCGAGTCGATAAAGCCTACAACTTTCAGTCAAATCAAG GCGGAACAGCCAAGGTTTACTCCCCTGCCATCAGTGTTTGCTGTGTTAAGCATGCACCGCCCATACTCCTCAGATGCTGGAGTCAATTCTGATGTTCCACAGATCATCGCACAAGACTCTACTACATCTACAGAAATCTCCAAGTtcagtgctgctgctgatgtggCTACAGACATGGTTGATTATATCACACTTACGCACCCTGCTCTTCTTACATATGCAATCAAAGCTGGTGTGCTACTTGTTCTTGCAAA GACTGGAGTTGTGGCACCAAATATGGGAGTTTACATCCCAATAGCTTGGCACAGTGTGACAACCTTGTCACTACTCTGGTTTTTGCATACATTTAAAAGGAACTTCATATGTATAGCTGGGAAAGAGGGCAACTTAATTGGTAAAGAATGGATATCACTGTTGATAAGATTTTTTCAATTGGACTCATGGCTCTTGGACTGTTTGGTGGCTGAGGCTGCAGGAGTATCTGTTGAATCATTATTGACTGTTAGTGGAGCGGGAG GCGTTGTTACAGCTTTTGCTGCTAGAGACGTTCTTGGCAATATGCTTTGTGGATTCTCCTTACAACTTTCTGGGATGTTCTCAGTTGAAGAATACATAAAG gctGGCGTAGTCGAAGGCATGGCGCTGAACATTGGACTAACTTCCACTTCATTGATGAGTCGAGTAACACTTCCGATCACAGTACCTAACTCCTCCTCAAATCAG ATCATTACAAACATATCTCGAGCTCAGTCCCGGGCATGTATAATAAAGATACCTATCAGAACTGAGGACATTGTGAAGATTCATGCATTATCAGATGCCATAAAAAATGTTCTAAGGTCCATTCCAGACATTCTCCTGAAAACAGATAGTCCATATTGCTACATTTCAAGACTGGGTAATTCATATGGAGAGCTCATCATAGGATGCGACATCCGAACGCTG GGAAATGATAACTTCTTGTTAATTGAAAAGTATATTCTATTGAAAGCTGCAACTGTGATCAAGTCCCATGGAATTGCATTAGGAGACCCTTTACCGTGTGCTGATTTGAAGATTATTCTAGAAGCTACAAATCGTTTATTTTGA
- the LOC100835600 gene encoding alpha-L-arabinofuranosidase 1, giving the protein MGRSGSMMGTKDAATVLCSLLLLLSLSCEYSQAAESDYLQAQNTALLEVDASWKVARKIPQTLFGLFFEEINHAGAGGIWAELVSNREIYSIGFEAGGQNTPSNIDPWSIIGDESSIYVTTERASRFSKNIIALRMEVLCDHCPGGSVGIYNPGFWGMNIEEGKAYNLVMHIRSLEHVEMTASLTCYDGSQNIASTSIVHDGVQEWLKIELQLVAQGTCRTSRLELTTSKRGVIWFDQVSLMPSGTYKGHGFRKELVHMLLDLRPQFLRFPGGCFVEGNQTKNAFRWRESIGPWEERPGHYGDVWKYWTDDGLGYYEFLQLAEDLGAAPIWVFNAGISHTDAVDTSVIAPFVRDALDSIEFARGSAKSTWGSVRASMGHPERFPLKYVTVGNEDCDKINYKGNYLKFYNAIREAYPDIQIISNCDGSSRPLDHPADLYDFHVYTNPNDLFLSKDKFRRTSRSGPKVFVSEYAVNVDAGNGNLLASLAESAFLIGLEENSDVVQMASYASLFANDNDRNWNPDAIVFNSWQQYGTPSYWIQTIFRESSGAVIHPVRLSSSYSGSLAASAITWQDNEHTFLRVKIVNIGSNTLNLTIDVAGLQAGVDRKRSAITVLTSNNPSDENSFSDPNKVVPVKKDLPNAAEEMQVSLVPHSLTSFDLALDQYGKLVADM; this is encoded by the exons ATG GGAAGAAGTGGGTCGATGATGGGTACCAAGGATGCAGCCACTGTCCTCTGCtccttgcttcttcttctgtcgTTGAGCTGCGAGTACTCCCAGGCGGCAGAGTCGGACTACCTGCAGGCTCAGAACACCGCTCTGCTAGAGGTCGATGCGTCATGGAAGGTCGCCAGAAAGATCCCTCAAACCCTCTTTGGGTTATTCTTTGAG GAAATTAACCATGCCGGGGCTGGCGGAATATGGGCAGAGCTTGTTAGCAACAGAG AAATTTATTCAATAGGGTTTGAAGCTGGAGGGCAAAATACTCCTTCAAACATAGATCCCTGGTCCATTATTGGCGACGAGTCCTCCATATACGTGACGACTGAAAGAGCATCCCGCTTCAGTAAAAATATCATTGCTCTTAGGATGGAGGTTCTTTGTGATCACTGTCCAGGCGGCAGTGTTGGCATTTACAACCCAGGATTCTGGGGCATG AACATTGAAGAAGGGAAGGCCTATAATCTTGTCATGCATATCAGATCATTGGAACATGTGGAGATGACAGCTTCACTCACATGCTATGATGGATCACAAAATATAGCATCAACTTCTATAGT ACATGATGGTGTGCAAGAGTGGTTGAAGATAGAGTTGCAATTAGTAGCTCAAGGAACATGCAGAACTTCAAGACTTGAATTGACAACTTCCAAAAGGGGAGTCATATGGTTTGATCAAGTGTCGCTCATGCCTTCAGGCACATACAAG GGACATGGCTTTCGCAAGGAACTGGTACACATGCTTTTGGATTTAAGACCACAGTTCCTACGATTTCCTG GTGGTTGCTTTGTTGAAggaaatcaaacaaaaaatgctTTCAGATGGAGGGAAAGTATTGGTCCATGGGAAGAGAGACCTGGGCACTATGGAGATGTTTGGAAATACTGGACCGATGATGGCCTTGGGTATTATGAGTTTCTCCAG CTTGCCGAAGACCTGGGCGCTGCCCCAATTTGGGTTTTCAATGCTG GGATCAGCCACACCGATGCAGTTGATACCTCTGTCATCGCACCTTTTGTAAGG GATGCACTGGATAGTATTGAGTTCGCAAGGGGAAGTGCAAAATCAACATGGGGCTCTGTTAGAGCTTCAATGGGACATCCTGAACGGTTTCCGCTGAAGTATGTCACAGTTGGGAATGAAGATTGTGATAAGATAAATTACAAGG GAAATTATCTCAAATTTTATAATGCCATAAGAGAGGCCTATCCAGATATTCAAATAATCTCGAATTGTGATGGATCATCTAGGCCACTTGACCATCCAGCTGATTTATATGATTTCCAT GTTTATACAAATCCCAATGATCTTTTTCTCTCAAAAGATAAGTTTAGAAGGACATCACGTAGTGGACCTAAG GTATTTGTTAGTGAGTATGCCGTTAATGTTGATGCCGGTAATGGGAACCTTCTTGCTTCGTTGGCAGAGTCTGCATTCCTTATTGGACTAGAGGAGAATAG CGATGTCGTCCAGATGGCGAGTTATGCGTCACTCTTCGCAAATGACAATGATCGCAA CTGGAACCCAGATGCTATCGTCTTTAATTCGTGGCAACAATATGGTACTCCTAGTTACTGGATCCAGACAATTTTCCGTGAATCAAGTGGTGCTGTGATTCATCCAGTTAGACTCAGCTCCAGCTATTCTGGTTCATTGGCAGCATCTGCAATCACTTGGCAAGATAATGAGCATACATTCCTGAGAGTGAAG ATTGTGAACATTGGGTCAAACACTTTGAACCTCACAATAGATGTAGCTGGACTTCAAGCTGGTGTCGATAGGAAAAGATCGGCTATTACTGTTCTCACATCCAACAATCCGTCAGATGAAAACTCTTTCAGTGACCCAAATAAG GTCGTGCCGGTTAAAAAGGATCTACCCAATGCTGCAGAAGAGATGCAGGTCTCTCTGGTTCCTCACTCGCTCACTTCATTTGATCTGGCTCTGGATCAGTACGGCAAGCTCGTCGCTGACATGTGA
- the LOC100836678 gene encoding E3 ubiquitin-protein ligase RHF2A, with protein sequence MEEKAAKMEKLSSAAAFVEGGVQDACDDACSICLEAFCDSEPSTVTGCKHEFHLQCILEWCQRSSQCPMCWQAISMKDPLSQELLEAIEQERNVQENRSRATAVFRHPMLGHFEVPVGTDDAELEERIMQHLAAAAVARRSQRHGRREGHRSRSGAHGRTQIVVYSTAETTSSDPVPSDSQQEVGSEHSPAIISAHRSAPVVAVNDMEEASADTSVHANTSGNHPDGSNYRISGNGSSLANEDGAGPSDLQSFPDTLKTRLQSVSMKYKDSITKNTRGWKERWLSRSDTISNIGSDVRREVNAGLAAVSRMMERLETRDDNGTGPSSAASSNAPSASDTDDRRAASSSPGADDASSSATCASTRSGPQ encoded by the exons atggaggagaaggcggcgaaGATGGAGAAGctctcgtcggcggcggcgttcgtGGAGGGCGGCGTGCAGGACGCCTGCGACGACGCCTGCAGCATCTGCCTCGAGGCCTTCTGCGACAGCGAACCCTCCACG GTGACAGGCTGCAAGCATGAGTTCCATCTCCAATGCATCCTTGAGTG GTGCCAGAGAAGCTCCCAATGTCCCATGTGTTGGCAGGCAATCAGCATGAAGGACCCTCTGAG CCAAGAGCTGCTTGAAGCTATTGAACAAGAGAGGAATGTGCAAGAAAATCGCTCACGCGCGACAGCCGTTTTTCGTCATCCAATGCTCGGACATTTTGAG GTACCAGTTGGTACAGATGATGCTGAGCTTGAAGAACGTATCATGCAACacctggctgctgctgctgtggcgCGTAGGTCGCAGCGCCATGGTAGAAGAGAAGGGCACCGCAGCAGATCAGGAGCACATGGTCGCACACAAATTGTAGTATATTCGACAGCCGAGACTACCTCTAGTGACCCTGTGCCTTCAGATTCCCAGCAAGAAGTGGGCAGTGAGCATTCTCCTGCTATAATCTCTGCTCATCGCTCTGCTCCTGTCGTTGCTGTCAATGACATGGAAGAAGCATCTGCTGACACATCTGTGCATGCCAATACTTCTGGCAACCATCCTGACGGATCAAATTACAG AATTTCTGGCAATGGATCATCACTGGCCAACGAAGATGGAGCTGGGCCATCTGACTTGCAGTCGTTCCCGGACACGCTCAAGACTCGCTTGCAATCGGTTTCAATGAA GTACAAGGACTCGATAACGAAGAACACGCGCGGATGGAAGGAACGATGGCTCTCAAGGAGCGACACGATATCGAACATTGGTTCCGACGTGAGGAGGGAGGTCAACGCCGGGCTCGCCGCCGTGTCCCGCATGATGGAGCGGCTAGAAACTAGGGACGACAATGGCACTGGACCCTCGTCGGCTGCTTCAAGCAATGCTCCTTCTGCTTCAGATACAGATGACCGCCGGGCCGCATCTTCCAGCCCCGGTGCTGACGATGCGTCATCTTCGGCAACTTGTGCGTCAACCAGATCTGGTCCACAATGA